One segment of Lytechinus variegatus isolate NC3 chromosome 13, Lvar_3.0, whole genome shotgun sequence DNA contains the following:
- the LOC121426389 gene encoding spermatogenesis-associated protein 48-like has protein sequence MAETMVRPRPLGDLRLHLQVDTNAGANDVQGIVRNRRQRLMKLPISRGRFDVASFQDHGHPGFVKYNDDTLAPNRDNYPIIDPTSGFVSVAADVDRNTGVKNIPNMQQSDNPPNTVTPFSPRPTTTLAHRDKVKESDSRESSGAMNPLRASAPASLQYNDPQLQKTRVLNDPGTWNSRKISDAMIRAKLGGWTSDKDPRKTEKEQDLIWQQIHSKNIKNQANVIDKAEDWKDEAALRYVYLPSTQRAYEAVNWDAKLAPKVLPPATTLERQPDPVSHRFSVNKRYESAAQPWQNLGRSFDMFQIRDGFHIKGPIEFCSPHRKNYQIPNYTGFVGGFGERDHPQQYFFPSAVQRTSLPWYTDTANRPNIPGYTGCTHWKSEKPANANVPIPPPQTTARVHRIDRYDPNQSAHKRTSRMSKMVTLVPPCNPFNKVDKDERTLEQYR, from the exons ATGGCCGAAACTATGGTGAGGCCGAGGCCACTCGGTGATTTGAGACTTCATCTTCAAGTAGACACGAATGCCGGGGCTAACGACGTCCAAGGCATTGTGAGAAATCGGCGACAGCGCTTGATGAAACTGCCGATCTCAAGAGGACGTTTTGATGTAGCTAGCTTTCAAGATCACGGCCACCCaggttttgtgaaatataatgaTGACACCCTTGCTCCTAATCGAGACAATTACCCAATTATTGACCCAACTAGTGGGTTTGTATCGGTTGCAGCAGATGTGGACAGAAATACGGGGGTCAAGAATATACCGAACATGCAGCAGTCGGACAATCCACCAAACACAGTCACCCCGTTCTCACCGCGACCGACGACCACTCTTGCTCACAGAGACAAGGTAAAGGAGTCTGACTCGCGGGAGAGCAGTGGAGCCATGAATCCTTTGAGAGCTTCTGCCCCTGCTTCCTTGCAATACAATGATCCTCAGTTGCAGAAGACAAGAGTTTTAAATGATCCCGGTACTTGGAATAGCAGGAAAATAAGCGATGCCATGATACGAGCAAAGCTAGGAG GCTGGACAAGTGATAAAGATCCCagaaagacagagaaagagCAGGACCTTATATGGCAACAGATTCATTCCAAGAACATTAAAAATCAAGCAAAT GTCATTGACAAAGCTGAAGATTGGAAAGATGAGGCAGCACTGAGATATGTCTACTTACCCTCTACCCAAAG GGCATATGAAGCGGTGAACTGGGATGCCAAATTGGCGCCCAAGGTCCTACCCCCAGCCACCACCCTGGAGAGACAACCAGACCCGGTTTCACATCGCTTCAGTGTGAACAAACGTTATGAGTCTGCCGCACAGCCATGGCAG AATCTTGGAAGATCATTTGACATGTTTCAGATCAGAGATGGTTTTCATATCAAAGGACCGATTGAATT CTGTAGCCCCCATCGGAAGAACTACCAGATTCCCAACTACACTGGTTTTGTCGGAGGTTTTGGCGAGCGAGATCATCCTCAGCAGTATTTCTTCCCTTCTGCTGTCCAGAGAACCAGCCTTCCCTGGTACACAGACACAGCAAA TCGGCCAAACATCCCTGGTTATACAGGCTGTACACACTGGAAGTCTGAGAAACCAGCAAATGCTAATGTGCCCATCCCGCCACCACAAACTACAGCTAGAGTTCACAG GATTGACCGGTATGACCCGAACCAGTCAGCGCACAAGAGGACGTCACGAATGTCCAAGATGGTCACTTTGGTACCACCCTGCAACCCGTTCAACAAAGTGGACAAGGATGAGAGGACATTAGAACAGTATAGGTAA